Proteins from a single region of Chengkuizengella sediminis:
- a CDS encoding coiled-coil domain-containing protein yields the protein MQFFKKILIFYLCIFLSFYYSNLSYALQTDDLSLDETIKLLEKGLTIFEIDQELERLNIKEKEVEKAISVTEANILTQHKLVEKSRKKSGEVLKKYYTKERDDLIHLLFSSESISEVLSVLEFMQAIVSRDQKILSDFQNDYDELQILYHELLNTQTELVHIKKALVFEKERLISLQHELDDEIEQLEDGESILEQIDQLTMAWESKGLPLFKTYFQALADAMQNLPDILTDNKQHLQLEGLQFVFQITDDELNEFLRKQDPLFEPFQFEFQKDEIVAYGTNEQINIKLSGMYQIVFEPENIIQFQVNELQYNDFLLPDTTIRALEEEFDLAFYPKKIAPFVEAKEIDLSEGNLKIFLKLLN from the coding sequence ATGCAGTTTTTTAAAAAAATACTAATCTTTTATTTATGCATCTTTTTATCTTTTTACTATTCAAATCTATCTTATGCTTTGCAAACAGATGATCTCTCCTTAGATGAAACAATAAAATTGCTAGAAAAAGGACTAACTATCTTTGAAATAGACCAGGAATTAGAAAGGCTAAACATAAAAGAAAAAGAAGTTGAAAAAGCCATTTCAGTTACAGAAGCTAATATCCTAACACAACATAAATTGGTAGAAAAAAGCAGAAAAAAATCAGGAGAAGTATTAAAAAAATACTATACAAAAGAACGAGATGATCTTATTCATCTTTTATTTTCAAGTGAATCTATATCGGAAGTTCTATCTGTACTGGAATTTATGCAAGCTATTGTATCAAGAGATCAAAAAATCTTATCTGATTTCCAGAATGATTATGATGAACTTCAAATTCTGTATCATGAATTATTAAACACTCAGACAGAACTAGTTCATATTAAAAAAGCACTTGTTTTTGAAAAAGAACGTTTAATCTCTTTGCAACATGAACTAGATGATGAAATAGAACAACTAGAGGATGGAGAAAGCATTTTAGAGCAAATTGATCAACTAACGATGGCTTGGGAAAGTAAAGGTTTACCTTTATTTAAAACATACTTTCAAGCTCTAGCAGATGCAATGCAAAATTTACCCGATATCCTTACTGACAATAAACAACATCTTCAATTAGAAGGACTCCAATTTGTTTTTCAAATTACAGACGATGAACTCAATGAATTCCTAAGGAAACAAGATCCTTTGTTTGAACCTTTTCAATTTGAATTTCAAAAAGATGAAATTGTTGCCTACGGAACGAATGAACAAATAAATATCAAATTATCTGGTATGTATCAGATTGTGTTTGAGCCCGAAAACATCATTCAGTTTCAAGTTAATGAGTTACAATATAACGATTTCTTACTGCCAGACACAACGATTAGAGCATTGGAAGAGGAGTTTGACTTAGCTTTTTATCCAAAAAAAATAGCCCCTTTTGTTGAGGCAAAAGAAATAGATTTGAGTGAAGGTAATCTGAAAATATTTTTAAAATTACTAAATTAA
- a CDS encoding extracellular solute-binding protein produces MLNKKGLFMFFGIILISFSIVTFIGGTEPNITINEKETNEEERPFYNQREFQSANILEISVSLDENQLQLLKEFNNKYEKTHSGVYIRLNSYHKEQAYDEFIQASQIGSASDIFLVENEWINEFAASGYLIQLDEIINSMDIEVHNLLHSQTKWNGFDWAVPIDSDMYVWVWNPDQLKETNVFIQPNTIENLIEIMALHPEKVYVDQKDPYSMLQIISMLNSIINDGSFVQSNASEIQWDIVTRFAVAENTWELLNNGEILLKLTTLKDYYNHQDENYEYTPIYLESESVNSSPIGGVIKGSSFVVSSNTNVQKEAFEWLQTLLVDPYYSKIFDNKRVDDIQLDDMKALKPNPNLPDQLNRFIQDLNQLYSVNQSSFLEQYSTLWTSQWMGYDQN; encoded by the coding sequence ATGTTAAATAAAAAGGGTTTATTTATGTTTTTTGGGATTATATTAATTTCCTTTAGTATAGTTACTTTCATTGGAGGTACTGAGCCTAATATAACAATTAATGAGAAAGAAACAAATGAGGAGGAAAGACCTTTTTACAATCAGAGAGAATTTCAATCAGCCAACATTTTGGAGATTTCAGTTTCACTTGATGAAAATCAGTTACAATTATTAAAAGAATTTAATAATAAATATGAAAAGACTCACTCAGGGGTATATATACGTTTGAATTCATATCATAAAGAGCAAGCTTACGATGAGTTTATACAAGCATCACAAATTGGATCTGCTTCAGATATTTTTCTAGTGGAAAATGAATGGATCAATGAGTTTGCAGCGAGTGGATATTTGATACAATTGGATGAAATTATTAATAGTATGGATATTGAAGTTCATAACTTGTTACATTCTCAAACGAAATGGAATGGTTTTGACTGGGCAGTTCCAATCGATTCAGATATGTATGTTTGGGTTTGGAACCCAGATCAATTGAAAGAAACTAATGTATTCATTCAACCAAATACAATAGAAAACTTAATTGAAATCATGGCTCTTCATCCAGAAAAAGTATATGTAGATCAAAAAGATCCTTATAGTATGCTTCAAATCATTTCTATGTTAAATTCTATAATAAATGATGGATCATTTGTTCAAAGTAATGCTTCGGAGATACAATGGGATATTGTAACTAGATTTGCAGTTGCTGAAAACACGTGGGAATTACTAAATAATGGAGAAATATTGTTGAAGTTAACGACATTAAAAGACTATTATAATCATCAGGACGAAAATTACGAATATACACCCATATATTTAGAATCTGAATCTGTGAATTCATCTCCAATAGGAGGAGTAATCAAAGGGAGCAGCTTTGTAGTTTCATCAAATACGAATGTACAAAAAGAAGCCTTTGAATGGCTTCAAACGCTTCTTGTAGATCCATATTATTCAAAGATTTTTGATAATAAACGGGTAGATGACATTCAGCTTGATGATATGAAAGCTTTAAAACCTAATCCAAATCTACCAGATCAGTTAAATCGATTTATACAAGATCTAAACCAATTGTATAGTGTGAATCAGAGTAGCTTTTTAGAACAATATTCAACCCTTTGGACTTCACAATGGATGGGTTATGATCAAAACTAA